In bacterium, the sequence GTAAAATATCCATCAAATTGCTGATTTCCATTTTGGCGCGCTCCAGCCTGTTTGGTTTCATATCTTCAGCAAGCATGCTCAAGGATGTATCAACCGCAATGACCAAATCAATGCCGGTCCTTTTTAACTCGATTATCTTTTTGCCGAATTGCGGCCGTGAAAGAACAACAATGAACATGAGAAAAGCCACGCTTAAAATTACTGCTTTTACATAAGCCTGCCTTTTATTCAAATAAGGAGTTAATTTAGTAAAAAGAGTTAAATCAGCAAATTCCTCATATAAAAAACGTTTTCTTTTAAATACATAATAATAGAATATAAACAGGCCTATTAAAAAAACCGGTAAAAAAAACAATAATAAAGGATATTGAAATCTCATGTTAAGGTATTTTTATAAAAACAGTCTGCCCTATTATTAATTCACATGTTAAAATAACAAACGCGGATATGAGAAAATAACGAAACAGCTCATTATATCTTTTGTATTCTTTTCTTTTAATAACTGTTTTTTCCATGGAATCAATTTGATTGTATATTTCATGTAATTTATTTTCACTGTCTGCACGGAAATACAATCCTCCGGTCATATCAGCTATTTGTTTTAAAATATTTTCATCAAGATCGTTCGGGACAGTAACATATTTTTTCCCGAAAAAAGGATCATCGACAGGGAAAAGCCCGCCTTCCGGCTTGCCGGCACCTATAGTATATATTTTTACACCCATCGTATCAGCCAGATTGGCGGAGGTAACGGGGTCAATCTCGCCCGTGTTGTTCCTCCCGTCCGTTAAAAGGATAATTATTTTACTTTTCGCGTTTGAATCCCGCAGGCGGTTTACAGAATTAGCAATTGCCATCCCTATCGCCGTTCCGTCTTTTATCATTCCTAAATTTAGTTTATCAACAAGCTTTAATAACAGATTATAATCCAAAGTCAGCGGGCATTGAGTAAAACTCTGGCTGGAAAATGCCACAAGTCCTATCCGGTCGTTTTTTCTTCCTTTAATAAATTCTTTTATAACCTCTTTGGCAACGTTCAGCCTGTTTTTTGGTTTAAAATCCTCAGAACCCATGCTGCCCGATATATCAACTGTCAGGATTATATCTATGCCTTCCGCGTTTATTTCTTCCGTACTTGAACCCATTTGCGGCCTTGCCAGGGCAATAATACAAAGGACAATAACAGGTATACGGCTTAAATCCAGCAATTTTCTATAAAATATTTTTTTTTGTGATCCTAATTCCTTAAATATTCCTAAAGTGGAATACCTTATAGCAGCCTGCCTTTTTGTCCGGTATTTCAGGTAATAATATAATAAAGGTATAAAAATAAGCAATATTAAAAAATACGGATTTGCGAATCTAAACATCAGTTTTTATCTCCGCCGGATTTTTCACAGGGTCATTCTTTGCAAAATTTATTATTCCTTCTGCTGTATTTAACATTCTATCTGAATCTTCCGCGGGAGGGACATATTTTGCAAATTTCACTAAATCACAATCATAAAGAAAATCCCGGACAATTTCTGCTTTATTGTCAATCAAATTTTTGTTTTTTAGTTCCCATATCAATTCATAACTGGTCTGGTCAAGTGCGGATATCTTATATCTTTGTTCGAAGAATACCCGTATTATGTCGGATATTATCGTGTAAAACTCTTTAATTTTACCCTGTTCAATAAGTTTTGACTCTTTTAACTTTCTAATTTTATCCATGGCGGCAACATCAGGCGGTAAAATTACTTCTTCTCTTTTACCGGCGTCTGATTTCTTCCTGAT encodes:
- a CDS encoding VWA domain-containing protein, producing the protein MFRFANPYFLILLIFIPLLYYYLKYRTKRQAAIRYSTLGIFKELGSQKKIFYRKLLDLSRIPVIVLCIIALARPQMGSSTEEINAEGIDIILTVDISGSMGSEDFKPKNRLNVAKEVIKEFIKGRKNDRIGLVAFSSQSFTQCPLTLDYNLLLKLVDKLNLGMIKDGTAIGMAIANSVNRLRDSNAKSKIIILLTDGRNNTGEIDPVTSANLADTMGVKIYTIGAGKPEGGLFPVDDPFFGKKYVTVPNDLDENILKQIADMTGGLYFRADSENKLHEIYNQIDSMEKTVIKRKEYKRYNELFRYFLISAFVILTCELIIGQTVFIKIP